The Balaenoptera acutorostrata chromosome 10, mBalAcu1.1, whole genome shotgun sequence genome has a window encoding:
- the SNRK gene encoding SNF-related serine/threonine-protein kinase yields the protein MAGFKRGYDGKIAGLYDLDKTLGRGHFAVVKLARHVFTGEKVAVKVIDKTKLDTLATGHLFQEVRCMKLVQHPNIVRLYEVIDTQTKLYLILELGDGGDMFDYIMKHEEGLNEDLAKKYFAQIVHAISYCHKLHVVHRDLKPENVVFFEKQGLVKLTDFGFSNKFQPGKKLTTSCGSLAYSAPEILLGDEYDAPAVDIWSLGVILFMLVCGQPPFQEANDSETLTMIMDCKYTVPSHVSKGCKDLITRMLQRDPKRRASLEEIENHPWLQGVDPSPATKYNIPLVSYKNLSEEEHNSIIQRMVLGDIADRDAIVEALETNRYNHITATYFLLAERILREKQEKEIQTRSASPSNIKAQFRQSWPTKIDVPQDLEDDLTATPLSHATVPQSPARAADSVLNGHRSKGLCDSAKKDDLPELAGPALSTGPPASLKPAASGRKCLFRVEEDEEEDEEDKKPMSLSTQVVLRRKPSVTNRLTSRKSAPVLNQIFEEGESDDEFDMDENLPPKLSRLKMNIASPGTVHKRYHRRKSQGRGSSCSSSETSDDDSESRRRLDKDGGFTYSWHRRDSSEGPPGSEGDGGGQSKPSRGGGGADKASPSEHSAGGGGPAGGSGGAPGGTSGSARRCAGPGSSTSTQLAARGAGELVESLKLMGLCLGSQLHGSAKYIIDPQSSLSFSSVKVQEKSAWKMCIGSAGGAAPAPAVGGMKFFSDHVANTTTELDRIKSKNLKNNVLQLPLCEKTISVNIQRNPKEGLLCTSSQASCCHVI from the exons ATGGCAGGATTCAAGCGAGGGTATGATGGGaagattgctggattgtatgatcTGGATAAAACCTTGGGTCGAGGTCATTTTGCAGTGGTTAAACTTGCCAGGCATGTCTTTACAGGTGAAAAAGTGGCAGTAAAAGTTATTGACAAGACAAAATTGGACACTCTAGCCACTGGTCATCTTTTCCAAGAAGTGAGATGCATGAAACTAGTGCAGCATCCCAACATCGTACGCCTTTACGAAGTTATTGACACCCAGACCAAACTATATCTTATTCTAGAACTTGGGGATGGAGGAGACATGTTCGATTACATAATGAAGCACGAGGAGGGACTTAATGAAGACTTGGCCAAGAAGTACTTTGCTCAGATAGTTCATGCCATATCTTACTGCCATAAACTCCATGTGGTTCACAGAGACTTAAAACCCGAGAATGTGGTCTTCTTTGAAAAACAGGGTCTTGTAAAGTTGACAGACTTTGGTTTCAGCAACAAGTTTCAACCAGGGAAGAAGCTCACTACAAGCTGTGGATCTCTTGCATATTCTGCACCGGAAATTCTGCTTGGTGATGAGTATGATGCACCTGCGGTAG ATATATGGAGTCTGGGAGTGATCCTTTTCATGTTGGTGTGTGGGCAGCCACCATTTCAAGAGGCCAATGACAGTGAAACATTGACCATGATCATGGATTGCAAATATACAGTACCATCCCACGTATCTAAAGGGTGTAAaga CCTGATCACAAGGATGCTACAGAGAGATCCCAAGAGAAGGGCCTCTTTAGAAGAGATTGAAAACCATCCTTGGCTTCAGGGAGTGGACCCTTCCCCAGCCACGAAGTATAACATCCCCCTCGTGTCATATAAAAACCTCTCGGAAGAGGAGCACAACAGCATCATTCAGCGCATGGTGCTCGGGGACATAGCGGATCGGGATGCCATTGTCGA AGCCCTGGAAACCAACAGGTATAACCACATCACAGCCACTTACTTCTTGCTTGCTGAAAGGATCCTGAGggaaaagcaagagaaagaaatacagacCAGATCTGCAAGCCCTAGCAATATCAAGGCCCAGTTTAG GCAGTCATGGCCAACCAAAATTGACGTGCCCCAGGACCTTGAGGATGACCTCACGGCCACTCCTTTGTCCCACGCGACTGTCCCTCAGTCTCCTGCTCGGGCTGCCGACAGTGTCCTCAACGGCCACAGGAGCAAAGGCCTGTGTGACTCGGCTAAGAAAGACGACCTCCCCGAGTTGGCCGGGCCCGCGCTGTCCACGGGGCCGCCCGCCAGCCTGAAACCCGCGGCCAGTGGGCGGAAGTGTCTGTTTCGGGTGGAGGAAGACGAAGAGGAAGACGAGGAGGACAAGAAGCCCATGTCCCTCTCCACACAGGTGGTTCTGCGCCGCAAGCCGTCCGTCACCAACCGCCTGACATCCAGGAAGAGCGCCCCGGTCCTCAACCAGATCTTCGAGGAGGGGGAGTCGGACGACGAGTTCGACATGGATGAGAACCTGCCTCCCAAGCTGAGCCGCTTGAAGATGAACATTGCTTCCCCGGGGACGGTGCACAAACGCTACCACCGCAGGAAAAGTCAGGGCCGCGGCTCCAGCTGCAGCAGCTCGGAGACCAGCGACGACGACTCGGAGAGCCGCCGGCGGCTGGATAAAGACGGCGGCTTCACCTACTCCTGGCACCGCCGGGACAGCAGCGAGGGGCCCCCGGGCAGCGAGGGCGACGGGGGCGGCCAGAGCAAGCCGAGCCGCGGCGGCGGGGGCGCGGACAAGGCCAGCCCCAGCGAGCACAGCGCCGGCGGGGGCGGCCCCGCGGGGGGCTCGGGCGGCGCCCCGGGCGGCACATCAGGCAGCGCCCGCCGCTGCGCCGGGCCCGGCTCCTCCACATCCACGCAGCTGGCTGCGCGCGGCGCCGGGGAGCTGGTGGAGAGCCTCAAACTCATGGGCCTCTGCCTCGGCTCCCAGCTGCACGGGAGCGCCAAGTACATTATCGACCCGCAGAGCAGCCTGTCGTTCTCCAGCGTGAAGGTCCAGGAGAAGTCCGCCTGGAAGATGTGCATTGGCTCCGCCGGCGGCGCGGCGCCCGCCCCAGCAGTGGGCGGCATGAAGTTCTTCTCTGACCACGTGGCAAACACCACCACGGAGTTGGACCGGATAAAGagcaagaatctgaaaaacaacgTGCTCCAGCTACCTCTGTGCGAAAAGACCATCTCTGTGAACATCCAGCGGAACCCCAAGGAGGGGCTGCTGTGCACCTCCAGCCAGGCCAGCTGCTGCCACGTCATCTGA